One window of Trinickia caryophylli genomic DNA carries:
- a CDS encoding acyl-CoA dehydrogenase C-terminal domain-containing protein, which translates to MGQYAAPLRDMQFVLHELLNVEAEVKGMPKHAELDAETINQVLEEAGKFCSEVLFPLNQSGDREGCTYEGDGVVRTPKGFKEAYSQYVEAGWPALGCDPEYGGQGLPAFVNNALYEMLNSSNQAWTMYPGLSHGAYECLHAHGTPEQQRVYLPKLVAGTWTGTMCLTEPHCGTDLGILRTKAEPTSDGAYSLTGTKIFISSGEHDLAENIVHLVLARLPDAPPGTKGISLFIVPKFIPTAAGEPGERNGIKCGSIEHKMGIHGNATCVMNLDNAKGWLVGEPNRGLQAMFVMMNAARLGVGMQGLGLTEVAYQNSLAYAKERLQMRSLTGPKAPDKPADPIIVHPDVRRILLTQKAYAEGARAFSYWSALQIDKELSHADETVRAEAAELVALLTPIIKAFLTDNAFECTNHALQVFGGHGFISEWGMEQYVRDARINMIYEGTNAVQALDLLGRKVLGDMGAKLKKFGRIVTEFVEAEGIKPEMQEFVNPLADIGEKVQKLTMEIGMKAMQNPDEVGAAAVPYLRTVGHLVFSYFWARMARIALDKQASGDPFYQSKLATARFYFARLLPETAATIRMARAGSKTLMEIDEALF; encoded by the coding sequence ATGGGTCAGTACGCCGCGCCGCTGCGCGACATGCAATTCGTCTTGCACGAGCTGCTCAACGTCGAAGCCGAAGTCAAAGGCATGCCGAAGCACGCCGAGCTCGATGCCGAGACGATCAATCAAGTGCTCGAGGAGGCCGGCAAGTTCTGCTCGGAGGTGCTGTTCCCGCTCAACCAGAGCGGCGACCGCGAGGGCTGCACCTACGAAGGCGACGGCGTCGTCCGTACGCCTAAGGGTTTCAAGGAGGCCTATAGCCAGTACGTGGAGGCCGGTTGGCCCGCGCTGGGCTGCGATCCGGAATACGGCGGCCAGGGGCTGCCGGCCTTCGTCAACAACGCGCTCTACGAGATGCTCAACTCGTCGAACCAGGCGTGGACGATGTATCCGGGGCTCTCGCACGGCGCCTACGAATGCCTGCATGCCCATGGCACGCCCGAGCAGCAGCGCGTCTACCTGCCCAAGCTCGTGGCGGGCACGTGGACCGGCACGATGTGTCTGACCGAGCCGCACTGCGGCACCGATCTCGGCATACTTCGCACGAAGGCCGAACCGACGAGCGACGGCGCCTATTCGCTCACCGGCACCAAGATATTCATCTCCAGCGGCGAGCACGACCTTGCCGAAAACATCGTGCACCTCGTGCTCGCGCGCCTGCCCGATGCTCCCCCGGGCACCAAGGGCATCTCGCTCTTCATCGTGCCGAAGTTCATTCCCACGGCAGCGGGCGAGCCCGGCGAGCGCAACGGCATCAAGTGCGGCTCGATCGAGCACAAGATGGGCATTCACGGCAACGCCACCTGCGTGATGAACCTCGACAACGCGAAAGGCTGGCTCGTCGGCGAGCCGAATCGCGGCCTGCAGGCGATGTTCGTGATGATGAACGCGGCGCGCCTCGGCGTGGGCATGCAAGGCCTCGGCCTGACCGAAGTGGCGTACCAGAACTCGCTCGCCTATGCGAAGGAACGGCTGCAGATGCGCTCGCTCACGGGCCCGAAGGCGCCGGACAAGCCCGCGGATCCGATCATCGTGCACCCGGACGTGCGCCGCATTCTGCTCACGCAGAAGGCTTACGCGGAGGGCGCGCGCGCGTTCTCGTATTGGTCCGCGCTGCAGATCGACAAGGAGCTTTCGCACGCCGACGAAACCGTGCGCGCGGAAGCGGCCGAACTCGTTGCGCTGCTCACGCCGATCATCAAGGCCTTCCTGACCGACAATGCATTCGAGTGCACCAATCACGCGCTGCAGGTGTTCGGCGGCCACGGCTTCATCTCCGAGTGGGGCATGGAGCAGTACGTGCGCGATGCGCGCATCAACATGATCTATGAAGGCACGAACGCCGTGCAGGCGCTCGATCTGCTCGGGCGCAAGGTGCTCGGCGACATGGGCGCGAAGCTCAAGAAGTTCGGCCGGATCGTGACCGAATTCGTCGAGGCCGAGGGCATCAAGCCGGAGATGCAGGAGTTCGTCAATCCGCTCGCCGACATCGGCGAGAAGGTGCAGAAGCTGACGATGGAAATCGGCATGAAGGCGATGCAGAACCCCGACGAAGTGGGTGCGGCCGCCGTGCCGTATCTGCGCACGGTGGGCCATCTCGTGTTCTCGTATTTCTGGGCACGGATGGCGCGCATCGCCCTCGACAAGCAGGCGTCGGGCGATCCGTTCTATCAGTCCAAACTGGCGACCGCGCGCTTCTACTTCGCCCGGCTGCTGCCCGAGACGGCCGCAACGATCCGCATGGCGCGCGCCGGTTCGAAGACGCTGATGGAAATCGACGAAGCATTGTTCTGA
- a CDS encoding 3-hydroxyacyl-CoA dehydrogenase/enoyl-CoA hydratase family protein — translation MSNLIVRKVAVLGAGVMGAQIAAHLINAKVPVLLFDLPAKEGPKNGIALKAIENLKKLSPAPFGIKDDARYVEPANYEDDLGLLAGCDLVIEAIAERMDWKHDLYKKVSPHLAPHAIFASNTSGLSITQLSDGFSDELKSRFCGVHFFNPPRYMHLVELIPTAHTRAQILDDLETFLTSVVGKGVVRAKDTPNFIANRVGVFSILAVMAEAAKFGLRFDEVDDLTGSRLGRAKSATFRTADVVGLDTMAHVIKTMQDNLPDDPFLPVYETPAVLAQLVQQGALGQKTGAGFYKKEGKVIKVLDPKAGQYVEGGAKADELVGRILKRPPEERLKLLRESGHPQAQFLWSIFRDVFHYIAVHLESIADNARDVDLAIRWGFGWNDGPFEGWQAAGWKQVAEWVGEDIAAGKALAKAPLPAWVFEGAVAEKGGVHTNEGSWSPAAKAFVPRSKLAVYDKQLFRAPLVGETAADPRTYGKTLFETETVRAWVDERAGENDVVIVSFKSKMNTIGPSVIDGLVQAIELAEKEYKAVVIWQPTSLKLGTPGGPFSAGANLEEAMPAFMMGGAKGIEPFVKKFQQGMLRVRYANVPVVAAVSGIALGGGCELLLHSAKRVAHVESYIGLVEVGVGLVPAGGGLKEAALRAADAAAAVGASNGELLKFLSKSFENAAMAKVSGSALEARQMGYLKPSDTIVFNVFELLHTARKEARALAEAGYRPPLPAKQIPVAGRSAIATIKAQLVNMRDGNFISAHDFLIASRIAEVVCGGEVEAGSLVDEEWLLTLERRAFVDLLGTQKTQERIMGMLQTGKPVRN, via the coding sequence GTGAGCAATCTGATCGTTCGCAAGGTGGCCGTGCTCGGCGCCGGCGTGATGGGCGCGCAAATCGCGGCGCACCTCATCAATGCCAAGGTGCCTGTGCTGCTGTTCGACCTTCCAGCCAAGGAAGGTCCGAAAAACGGCATCGCACTGAAGGCCATCGAGAATCTGAAAAAGCTGTCGCCCGCGCCGTTCGGCATCAAGGACGACGCGCGCTATGTCGAGCCGGCCAATTACGAGGACGACCTCGGCCTGCTCGCCGGATGCGATCTCGTCATCGAGGCGATCGCCGAGCGCATGGACTGGAAGCACGATCTCTACAAGAAGGTGTCGCCGCATCTGGCCCCGCACGCGATCTTCGCCTCCAATACATCCGGCCTGTCGATCACGCAGCTATCCGATGGTTTTTCGGACGAACTGAAATCGCGCTTTTGCGGCGTGCACTTCTTCAACCCGCCGCGCTACATGCACCTCGTCGAGCTGATTCCGACCGCGCACACGCGCGCCCAGATTCTCGACGACCTCGAAACGTTCCTCACGAGCGTGGTCGGCAAGGGCGTCGTGCGCGCCAAGGATACGCCGAACTTCATCGCGAACCGCGTGGGCGTGTTCTCGATCCTGGCCGTGATGGCCGAGGCGGCGAAGTTCGGGCTGCGCTTCGACGAGGTCGACGACCTGACGGGCTCGCGCCTGGGCCGCGCGAAGTCCGCAACGTTCCGTACGGCGGACGTGGTCGGCCTCGACACGATGGCGCACGTGATCAAGACGATGCAGGACAATCTGCCCGACGATCCTTTCCTGCCCGTGTACGAGACGCCGGCCGTGCTCGCGCAACTGGTGCAGCAAGGCGCGCTGGGGCAGAAGACCGGGGCCGGCTTCTACAAGAAGGAAGGCAAGGTCATCAAGGTGCTCGATCCGAAGGCCGGGCAGTACGTGGAGGGCGGCGCCAAGGCCGACGAGCTCGTCGGCCGCATCCTGAAGCGGCCGCCCGAGGAGCGCCTGAAGCTCTTGCGCGAATCCGGGCATCCGCAGGCGCAGTTCCTCTGGTCGATCTTCCGCGACGTGTTCCACTACATTGCCGTGCATCTCGAATCGATCGCCGACAACGCGCGCGACGTCGATCTCGCGATCCGCTGGGGCTTCGGCTGGAACGACGGTCCGTTCGAGGGCTGGCAGGCTGCGGGCTGGAAGCAGGTGGCCGAATGGGTCGGCGAAGACATCGCCGCGGGCAAGGCACTCGCCAAGGCGCCGCTGCCTGCGTGGGTCTTCGAAGGCGCCGTGGCCGAGAAAGGCGGCGTGCATACGAACGAAGGGTCGTGGTCGCCCGCGGCGAAGGCGTTCGTGCCGCGCTCGAAGCTGGCTGTCTATGACAAGCAGCTTTTCCGCGCACCGCTCGTCGGCGAGACCGCTGCCGATCCCAGGACCTACGGCAAGACGCTCTTCGAGACCGAGACGGTTCGCGCCTGGGTGGACGAGCGAGCCGGCGAGAACGATGTCGTCATCGTTTCGTTCAAGAGCAAGATGAACACCATCGGGCCGAGCGTCATCGACGGCCTCGTGCAGGCGATCGAGCTGGCGGAGAAGGAGTACAAGGCCGTCGTGATCTGGCAGCCGACGTCGCTCAAGCTCGGCACGCCCGGCGGCCCGTTCTCCGCAGGCGCCAACCTCGAGGAGGCGATGCCGGCCTTCATGATGGGCGGCGCGAAGGGAATCGAGCCATTCGTCAAGAAGTTCCAGCAGGGCATGCTGCGTGTCAGATACGCCAACGTGCCCGTCGTGGCGGCCGTGTCCGGCATTGCGCTCGGCGGCGGTTGCGAGTTGCTGCTGCATAGCGCGAAGCGCGTCGCGCACGTCGAAAGCTATATCGGCCTCGTGGAAGTGGGTGTCGGGCTCGTGCCCGCGGGCGGTGGCCTCAAGGAAGCAGCGCTGCGGGCAGCCGACGCGGCAGCCGCTGTCGGCGCTTCCAACGGCGAGCTGCTCAAGTTCCTCTCGAAGTCGTTCGAGAACGCCGCTATGGCCAAGGTCTCGGGCTCCGCGCTCGAGGCTCGCCAGATGGGCTACCTGAAGCCGTCGGACACGATCGTCTTCAATGTCTTCGAACTCTTGCACACGGCGAGGAAGGAAGCCCGCGCGCTTGCCGAAGCGGGCTACCGCCCGCCGCTGCCGGCCAAGCAGATTCCGGTGGCCGGCCGCTCCGCGATCGCGACGATCAAGGCACAGCTCGTCAACATGCGCGACGGCAATTTCATCTCCGCGCACGATTTCCTGATCGCGTCGCGTATTGCCGAGGTGGTCTGCGGCGGCGAAGTCGAGGCGGGCAGCCTCGTCGACGAGGAATGGCTGCTCACGCTCGAGCGGCGCGCCTTCGTCGATCTGCTCGGCACGCAAAAGACGCAGGAGCGGATCATGGGCATGCTGCAGACCGGCAAGCCGGTGCGCAATTAA
- a CDS encoding acetyl-CoA C-acyltransferase: MSKQLQDAYIVAASRTPIGKAPRGAFKNTRPDELLVHAIKSAVAQVPGLDTKVIEDAIVGCAIPEAEQGLNVARIGALLSGLPQSVGGVTVNRFCASGVTALAMAADRIRVGEAEAMIAGGCESMSMVPMMGNTPSMSPHVFERDENYGIAYGMGLTAERVAERWKVSREDQDRFSLESHQKALAAQKAGEFKDEIAPYAIVERFPDLATSEVAVKTREISLDEGPRADTSLEGLAKLRAVFANKGSVTAGNSSQTSDGAGALIVVSEKILKQFNLTPLARFVSFAVRGVPPEVMGIGPKEAIPAALKAAGLKQDDIDWIELNEAFAAQSLAVIRELGLDPSKVNPIGGAIALGHPLGATGAIRAATVVHGLRRRNLKYGMVTMCVGTGMGAAGIIERL; this comes from the coding sequence ATGAGCAAACAATTGCAAGACGCATACATCGTCGCCGCGAGCCGCACGCCGATCGGCAAGGCGCCACGCGGTGCGTTCAAGAATACGCGGCCTGACGAGCTGCTCGTGCATGCGATCAAGTCGGCCGTCGCACAGGTGCCGGGGCTCGACACGAAGGTGATCGAAGACGCGATCGTCGGCTGCGCCATTCCCGAAGCCGAGCAGGGCCTCAACGTCGCGCGTATCGGCGCGCTGCTTTCGGGGCTGCCTCAGTCGGTCGGTGGCGTGACCGTCAACCGCTTTTGCGCGTCCGGCGTGACGGCGCTGGCGATGGCGGCGGACCGCATCCGCGTCGGCGAGGCCGAGGCGATGATCGCGGGCGGCTGCGAATCGATGAGCATGGTGCCGATGATGGGCAACACGCCGTCGATGTCGCCGCACGTCTTCGAGCGCGACGAGAACTACGGCATCGCCTACGGCATGGGGCTCACGGCCGAGCGCGTGGCCGAGCGCTGGAAGGTGAGCCGCGAGGATCAGGACCGCTTCTCGCTCGAGTCGCATCAAAAGGCCCTGGCTGCGCAAAAGGCCGGCGAGTTCAAGGACGAGATCGCGCCTTATGCGATCGTCGAGCGTTTTCCCGATCTCGCGACGAGCGAAGTCGCGGTGAAAACGCGCGAGATCTCGCTCGACGAAGGCCCGCGCGCCGACACTTCGCTCGAAGGGCTTGCCAAGCTGCGTGCCGTGTTTGCGAACAAGGGCTCGGTAACGGCCGGCAACAGCTCGCAAACGTCGGACGGCGCCGGTGCGCTCATCGTCGTGTCCGAGAAGATTCTGAAGCAGTTCAATCTGACGCCGCTCGCGCGTTTCGTCAGCTTTGCCGTACGTGGGGTGCCGCCCGAGGTGATGGGCATCGGCCCGAAGGAAGCGATTCCGGCCGCGTTGAAGGCGGCGGGGCTGAAGCAGGACGACATCGACTGGATCGAACTCAATGAAGCGTTCGCAGCCCAATCGCTTGCCGTCATTCGCGAACTCGGCCTCGATCCGTCGAAGGTCAACCCGATCGGCGGCGCGATCGCGCTCGGGCACCCGCTCGGCGCGACGGGCGCGATTCGCGCGGCAACCGTCGTGCACGGGCTGCGCCGCCGCAACCTCAAGTACGGGATGGTGACGATGTGCGTCGGCACCGGGATGGGTGCCGCGGGCATCATCGAGCGGCTCTGA
- a CDS encoding enoyl-CoA hydratase, with protein sequence MTTDVMVERAASVMTIALSRPEKKNAITSAMYTAMSDALDAARDDAAIRSIVIRGTPGAFSAGNDLEDFMKAPPTNEDAPVMRFLRTISTAPKPIVASVSGVAVGIGTTLLLHCDLVYAADSAVFSLPFTQLALCPEAASSLLLPRLAGYQLAAEKLLLGEPFDAQEAFRSGIVNRVLPAAEVDAFALAQAEKLAALPASSLRVTKALMKRASEVDVAERIREEVVHFGKMLLAPEAREAMTAFFQKRKPDFRQFD encoded by the coding sequence ATGACAACGGACGTTATGGTCGAGCGCGCGGCGAGCGTGATGACGATCGCGCTGAGTCGGCCCGAAAAGAAAAACGCCATTACGAGCGCGATGTATACGGCAATGAGCGATGCGCTCGATGCCGCGCGCGATGACGCCGCGATTCGCTCGATCGTGATCCGCGGCACCCCGGGCGCCTTCAGCGCGGGCAACGACCTCGAAGATTTCATGAAGGCGCCGCCCACGAACGAGGATGCGCCCGTCATGCGCTTTTTGCGCACGATCAGCACGGCACCCAAGCCGATCGTCGCTTCGGTGTCCGGCGTGGCCGTAGGGATCGGCACGACGTTGCTGCTGCATTGCGATCTGGTTTATGCGGCAGATTCGGCCGTGTTTTCGCTGCCGTTCACGCAACTGGCGCTTTGCCCCGAAGCGGCGTCGAGCCTGCTCCTGCCGCGCTTGGCCGGCTATCAGCTCGCCGCGGAGAAACTGTTGCTCGGCGAACCGTTCGACGCCCAGGAGGCCTTTCGCTCGGGCATCGTCAATCGCGTGCTGCCCGCGGCGGAGGTGGACGCTTTCGCGCTTGCGCAGGCGGAAAAGCTCGCGGCGCTGCCGGCGTCGTCGCTGCGCGTGACGAAAGCGCTCATGAAGCGCGCAAGCGAAGTGGACGTTGCCGAGCGCATTCGCGAGGAGGTGGTGCACTTCGGCAAGATGCTGCTCGCGCCCGAGGCGCGCGAAGCCATGACGGCATTCTTCCAAAAGCGCAAGCCGGATTTCAGGCAGTTCGATTGA
- the fdhD gene encoding formate dehydrogenase accessory sulfurtransferase FdhD translates to MLNDPLNDDYTEQDGIIELPVRRHRGAAVEAATDSVGQEWPVALVFNGISHAVMMCTPRDLEAFAVGFSISEGIVEGGSDIRDIEVRTHVEAQPVPYAEVEITVVQQSFMALKEKRRALAGRTGCGVCGIESIDLLDLTPERVPDTGFTARLAADAIARAAAALPEHQALTRMTGGLHAAAWCDATGAIIHAFEDVGRHNALDKLIGRLVLERANTHDGFVFLSSRASYELVRKAARVGIPMVATISAPSSLAVTIARQAGIRLFSFCREGSYVDYDTA, encoded by the coding sequence ATCTTGAATGACCCGCTGAACGACGACTACACCGAGCAGGACGGCATCATCGAGCTGCCCGTGCGGCGGCACCGCGGCGCAGCCGTGGAAGCCGCCACCGACAGCGTCGGCCAGGAATGGCCGGTCGCGCTCGTGTTCAACGGGATATCGCACGCAGTCATGATGTGCACGCCCCGCGATCTCGAGGCGTTCGCCGTCGGGTTTTCGATTTCCGAAGGCATCGTGGAGGGGGGGAGCGATATTCGCGACATCGAAGTCCGTACCCACGTCGAAGCCCAGCCCGTTCCATATGCGGAAGTGGAAATCACGGTCGTCCAGCAGTCGTTCATGGCACTGAAGGAGAAGCGCCGCGCGCTGGCCGGCCGAACCGGCTGTGGCGTGTGCGGCATCGAGAGCATCGATCTGCTCGATCTGACGCCCGAGCGCGTACCCGACACTGGCTTCACGGCACGGCTCGCCGCCGATGCCATCGCCCGCGCGGCGGCCGCGCTGCCGGAGCATCAGGCCCTCACGCGCATGACGGGCGGCCTGCATGCGGCTGCCTGGTGCGACGCGACGGGCGCGATCATCCATGCGTTCGAGGACGTCGGCCGGCACAACGCGCTCGACAAACTGATCGGCCGGCTCGTGCTCGAGCGTGCAAACACGCATGACGGTTTCGTCTTTCTTTCGAGCAGGGCCAGCTACGAACTCGTGCGCAAGGCCGCGCGCGTAGGCATCCCGATGGTGGCGACGATCTCGGCCCCGTCGTCGCTGGCCGTCACAATCGCGCGGCAAGCCGGCATCCGGCTCTTCAGTTTTTGCCGCGAGGGGAGCTATGTCGATTACGACACCGCATAA
- a CDS encoding nitrate reductase associated protein — MGLHEAPLMFDFEVVSSEDLKFMPMSVRFNLDRFGLRISLAQWQMLPHADRVLLARFPVEDDKAIEPNFDHALFEMMRMHANVEPEWFAPDAQPAWKDVSAVPEGVHNQCRIAGLPEPTVGQWAQLEPFKRYILTKLSRKPEGNHDFVPAMREFGFAS; from the coding sequence ATGGGATTGCACGAAGCGCCGCTCATGTTCGATTTCGAAGTCGTTTCGTCCGAGGACCTGAAGTTCATGCCGATGTCGGTACGCTTCAACCTCGATCGCTTCGGGCTGCGCATTTCGCTCGCGCAATGGCAGATGCTGCCGCACGCGGATCGCGTCCTGCTCGCGCGTTTTCCCGTGGAGGACGACAAGGCGATCGAGCCGAATTTCGATCATGCCCTTTTCGAGATGATGCGCATGCACGCCAACGTCGAACCCGAGTGGTTCGCCCCTGACGCGCAGCCGGCCTGGAAGGACGTTTCGGCTGTCCCCGAGGGCGTGCACAATCAGTGCCGCATCGCCGGCCTCCCCGAGCCGACGGTCGGCCAATGGGCTCAGCTTGAGCCGTTCAAGCGCTACATCCTCACGAAGCTCTCGCGCAAACCGGAGGGTAACCACGATTTCGTCCCGGCGATGCGTGAATTCGGGTTCGCATCCTGA